One Aerosakkonema funiforme FACHB-1375 genomic window, GAAAAACGACACTCCAGCCAAACCGCGATCGCGAGATACGCGAACTTGAGTTTGAATTTGTTGCATAGAAGTCGAGTTACCTTTCAGACCGGCCATAATACCCACAGCTACGGGGATATGACTTTGAGCCAACTGCACTTCTGCACGCTCCAATTCGGTAGTAAAACGCTTGAGGTCATCTCGATAAACTTGCACAATAATTTCTTGCACTAGATTCTGTCTTTCCCAGGTAAACCAGTCTTGCAAATGTGCTGGCAAAGAGAAATGTAAGGGATTGGGAGAGATAGAAACAATACATTTTGGTTTGCGAGCTTTCACAGCACTCGATAGTCGCGCCATGAAATCGTTAATTTTGTCTGCTCGCCAGCGTACCCAAAAAGTTTCTCTAAAATCGTTGTCAGGAGATAGCCCCGGCAGTTCTTTTTTGTAAAGTGCAACCGTGTAATCATCATATCCAAATTCAGCAGGCAAGCCGAAATGGTCATCTAATTGAATTCCATCTACATCGTAGTTGCTGACAATTTCGACAATTAAATCTAGGATGAATTGCTGCACTTTCGGATGAAAAGGATTGAGCCAAACGCGGTCTTCTACTCCTTCTTTCCAAATTTTGCTCCCATCGCGACGCTGAGTGAGCCAGTCGGGGTGACGTTTGGCTAATTCAGAATTAGCTGGTGCCATGAAACCAAATTCAAACCAAGGAATAACGGTTAAGCCTTTTTTATGTCCTTCTTCAACAGCTTCTTTGAGCATATCTCGCCTTTGCAACCCAGGTTCTGGGTCGAGCGATCGCCCGATCGCACTTTTTGCTACGCGGCTGGGATAAAGCGTATAACCTCCATTCCAAACTGTGGGATAAACTGTGTTAAAATTTAGGTCGTGCAAGCGCTGTAAAGCATTGGTGAGTCGAGCGCGAGAAAATAGCACATCGCTATCTATATTTGTCAGCCAAACTCCTCTGATCTCGGCAGTAGATGTATTTAATGCTGTTTTTAGCAGAGAAGTTGTTTCGGGTGTTGTCGATGGTGCTGTTGGTGGAGTTAGCGTTTCTACTACAGGAATATACTCTTCTGGAACTAAACCAAATTTACCGAGAGCTTGACACAAGGAAGCGGCTACTTCTGCTCGCGTTGCTAACCCATTAGGGTTGAGTGTGCTGACATCAGGATAATTGACAACTAGCTGTTTTTCAGTGGCAGCGACAATCGCATTGCGGGCATAATTTTTAATGGCATCCGCATCTGTAAAAAGCGCGTTTAAAGTTTCATTTACTGTCTGGGTGGGCGAATACTTTAAGCCACTTACTAAAGCTACCAAGATTTGTTCTCGCGTAATCTTTCTGAGTGGGTTGAAAACTTCACCGAGATAACCAGAAAGAAAACCTGTTTGGTAAGCTCTAGTAATTGCGCGACCTGCCCAGTAGTTGGAGGGAATATCGGCAAAGCGAACGGCATCGCGGACTTTTGGTTGGTTAGGGAATGCCTTATCCAACATTGTGGCAAATTCAGCCCGCGATACTGCCAAACTGGGTCGGAAAGTTCTATCTTCATAACCATTGATAATATTTTCTCTGATGAGTTTTTCAATGCAAGGTTGCGCCCAATGTCCTTGAATATCTCTAAATCTCGTTTGCGAGTAAGAGGGTTGCGGTGCGATCGCGACAATGATTGTGGTGGCCGCAATCAGAATGGTAAACCATCTGCGTTTGTGAGGCTGTAGGTGACAGATAAAGTGCCGGATATACCCGGAAAGCCTGTCTGTACAGGCTGTCAGAAGGCGTTTGACAGATCTTTTCACCATATTTCTGGACTTGTAGTTGTAAATAAAGTAAAGTCAGGGTCTGGAAGTTTTTTGATTTTAATCCGAATTTGTGTACTGAGGATAATTAAAACATTGGTATGACCGAGATATTTATGATACCTTACACAAGTCAGCATATTTGACCCAAAGGAACTATTTTCTTTGACAATCTGATTGCGATCGCAGAAAATTAGCAAAATTACTTCGGCGCTAAATATGTTTTTAATAGCGCATTCCTCAATCTCAGCACTTTTGTACAGTGCCTTAGCTATTACCTACAGACAATCTGGGAAATTACGGAACTAAACAAATGCTTTTGAACGTCTAGGTTCTGTGTATACCCTGGTATTGCAACCGCGCCGCAGGCATAGTGCCTGCGCTTGCACTAACGCTACGATCGCCATAGCGTGACGCGGCTAAATCCCATATCGGATCGTTTTTCGCTGTAGAAAGTTCCCATAAAACCTATGTTCGATCGCTCCACACCAACCCAAACAAACACGAAGCCTCGGCGGATTTTGTCAGCCTTAGTGTTAGCTGGAATCTTGTCTTTAGGCTCCAGCTTCACTATCTTAAAAACTGCCGTTGCTTACCCTCAAAATCTTGCTCAATCTACTAGCGAGACTGTTGAAACTACTAGCGAACTGATCGGCCAAAGTCCTTCTGATGCTCGTGCTAACCGCCTTCCCGCTCAGGTAGCTCGTGCTGTTCGCCAAGATCTTTCTGGCAAAACTGGAATTGCTCCCGGAAAGCTGAGAATTACCCAGTTTAGTCGGCAAACTTGGCCGGATGGTTGCCTGGGTTTGGCCGAACCCGATCGAATTTGCACTCAAGCATTGGTAGAAGGTTGGCGCGTTGTGGTATCTGACGGTAGCAAAACCTGGACTTATCGTACCAACAGCGACGGTAGAATCTTACGCCTAGAAGATCGGCGTGTCTCTGTTAATTTGCCAAAATCAGTCGAGCAAGTGGTTAGCCAAAGAACGGCTACTGGCTCTCTCAGACCTGTTCCCATTCCTGCGAGCGAATTACCGCCTCGTTTAGATAGAGGTATACTCTTTCAGGCTACTTCCAGTGGTGGAATTACCGGTCGCACTTATCAAACTACCCTCATGAATGACGGACAATTGATGCGAGTTCGCATTGGCGATGCCAATGACTCGGAACGCAGCGTGCGTCAAATTTCTCCCCAACAACTGCGGGGGTTTAAGCAGTTATTGCAACGGCAATCGCTAACGCGGTTTAGCGGTCTGAGTTACCCGGCACCCAGAGGTGCCGCCGATTACATTACGGTTACTGTGACTAGCTCGACTGGTACTACCCGCTACGCTGATATTGTTCAAGATCGTTTACCTCAACCTTTGCAGCAAGTTGTCCGCGCTTGGAGCCAAATTACTAGGGGCTAGGGGGAGTGGGGGAGCGGGGGAGCAGAAGAATTAATATTTTCCTTTTTGCCTCTTCCCTGTTCCCTCTCCCTCTCCCTCTTCCTCTTCCCTAGCCCCTAGTCCCTAGCCCCTAGTCCCTCACTTTCTTAATCTACGGTTTATACATGGGAAATATGTTGTTTTTTGGAAAGAGTTTTGATACTATATGTAGATATACTCGGTAATCCCAGTCAACTATGATATCCGTCGCCCAGTTTCAGCAATTTCGGACGCTATCTCGCAATCTACAACAGCAGCAACAAACACCAGAGCCGATGTTTTACTATTTTGCATACGGTTCTTGTATGTGTCCAGTGGATCTGAAGCGGACGCTGGGCGAAAATACTCATGACTACGCGATCGGCCCTGCTACGCTCAAAGGTTATCGGTTGGGTTTTTACAAGCACTCGCAGCTTCGCAACTGCGGGGTATTGGATATTGTGCCCGATCGCGCTTCTTCAGTGGAAGGGGTTCTCTACAGGTTACCTTGGCGACTGAGCGATCGCCTAGACGAACGGGAGGAAGTCCCCACGAACGGCTATCGTCACGAAATGGTAAACGTTAGCTGTGCCGATCGCTTGTATAACAATGTTCGCACCTACGTAGTAGTCAACAAGTTATCGCAAGAACTACCACCGAATGACTGGTATTTCAACGTCGTGCTGCGCGGTGCTGTCACTTGCGGATTGCCAGAACAGTATTGCTGGAATTTGTTCGATCATATGTATAAATTGCAACAGCGTGGCTATCAGTTGCAGACTTTGCGATCGGCTTAGGGAATTATCTATCTTCTAACCAATCTTGTCCACCTGGCAACTCAATTAAATATTCATCGATAATATCGGGTAAATCAGTTGCAGAATATTCGTAAGTTAAAGCAAGCAATTGTTTAGCCTTCGCCATTAACTTTGCGTTATCTAGCATTTGTGAAACTTGAGACGGTTTTAATTTCCCGTTGAGCAGTTCCGCACTCGCTGGACGAATTGAAGAAGCGATCGCTTCTTCAAGCATTAACTCCCATTCATCTGCTTTAACATAGTAAGAAGTTTTATTTTCTTTGAGATTCAAGCGCTTAATTTGTACAATGGAATCAGAAATCGAAGCAATCCAAGAATTAGTTAATCCCTGTTCGATTTGATTTTTAATCAAGTGCATCATCATCATATCTAGGAAGGATTGTATATTCCGCAGAATAGCCTGTCTGCTCATTCCTTCTAACTCATCGATCAGTATCAAAGCATCTTCGTAACGTTTTTCCAAAATGTAGTTTCTTAAATCTGTGAGTTCCTGTGTCATAATTATTGCCTTCCCTCTTTCCAATCTTCGCCACCCGGTAATTGCGCTAAATACTCATTAACAACTCCGGGTAATTCTCTGACTGAATATTCATAGGTCAAAGCTAGGAAAATTTGTGCAGTTGCGAGTATTTGCTCTCTATCCACCATTTCTAGTAGTTCTGACTCGCTGTAAGCACCATCCCTCACTTCTAAACTCGCATCGCGAATTGCTGCTTCAAATTCATCTTCAAGCATTGTTTGCCATTCATCTGTTTTGACGTAATAGGAAATTTTATTATCTTGAAGATTCAGTTTTTTTATTTGACGAATTGAATCTCGAATAGAAGCCGACCAAGATTTTGTTAACCGCTGTTCGACTTGGTTTTTAATCAAGTGCATCAGCAATCTGAGTAAAAATGATTGGATATTCCGCAAAATAGCTTGTCTGCTCATCCCTTCTAACTCATCGATAAGTAGCAAAGCATCTTCGTATCGTCCTTCTTTAATGCTATTCCGCAAATCTAATAATTCCTGAGTCATTTTCTAACCTCCAGTTTGCACGAAATCAAACAACCGATGCGCCATTTCTAACTTGGAACAACGTGCAATTTCTAACTGCCGTCCTTGTGCGTTGATAAATATCGCTTGGTTATTGTCGCTGCCAAAACCGCTATCAGATTTATCGATAGGATTGGCAACAATAACATCTAATTTTTTAGAGTGCAATTTTTCTAAAGCTGGCGTTACGATATCGCCAGTTTGAGCGGCGAATCCGATTAAAAGTTGATGGGGTTGTTTCAATTTACCCAACTCTGCCACAATATCCGTTACTGATGACAAAGGTAAGGAAGTAGGCAGCAATTTTTTCGGTAATTTCTCGGCTGCATAATTAGCAGGTTTTACATCTGCTACTGCCGCTGACATGATAATTAAATCGGCGTTGGGAAAACATTGCAACATTGCCTCTCGCATTTCTGCTGCACTGGTGACGGGGATATCGCGCACACCCATCGGCGTTGACCAGGTAGCGGGTGCGCGTACCAAAGTTACCGATGCACCGCGATGCAATGCTGCTTGTGCAACAGCTAATCCCATTTTGCCAGTGGAAGGATTGCCGATAAAACGCACGGGGTCTAAATGTTCTCTAGTTCCACCAGCACTAATTAATACTTGTTTTCCGACTAAATCTCGTTTGCCGTTAGTCTGCAATAAAGATTGAATATGTGGCAAAATTTGAGAAGGTTCTGCCATGCGACCGGAACCAATACGATCGCACGCTAAAATTCCCGCATCCGGGCCAACGCTGTGATATCTTTTATCTGTAAGAACTTGTTGCCAATTTCGCTGCACCGCCACCTGTTCCCACATATCCGTATTCATCGCTGGTGCTAATAAAATCGGACAGGTGGAAGCAAGTACCGTATTCGTCAGTAGGTTATCGGCAAAACCATAAGCTAATTTTGCTAAAGTATTGGCCGTCAAGGGAGCGATCGCAAACACATCTGCCCATTCTCCCAATTCTATGTGTAGCGGACGACCGTGTGTAGGTTGCCAAAAATCTTTATCCGTGTAAGCTGGATGACGAGACAGCGTGGCTAGGGTCAAAGGGGTGATAAATTCACAAGCTGCATCCGTCAAGATAACTCGCACTTCGACCCCGGATTTTGCCAGCGCTGAAACGACTTCGCAAACTTTATAAGCGGCAATACCGCCACCGATACCAATGAGAACTTTTTGCAATTTTAGATTTTGGATATGAGATTTTCGATCGATGAGTTGTCCGTCATTTTCCGCCATAAGCGCTCCCGACTCGTCAACTCTCATCTAAAATCTCAAATCTAAAATGCTTATGCTTCATCGTAGGCTTCTAAGTCAAGCAGGTGGATATATGGTTCAACTAAATCTGGACGCTGAAAGGCGATCGATCTCAGAAAATGCCAATCATCTAAACCCTCAAAAGCATTAGCGTAATCATCCCGTTCCAGACGCGCAGCCAATTCAGCTATATCTGCTGCCGTCAAGGCTGATATATCCCGCTTAGAAATGCTTAAAGTTTTCATCCTGAGCGCCTCCTTTGAGCAGTATTTGCATTCAGCGTGGAGTCTACTGGTTTATAGATGCAGCCACCGCTACTATCTTAGACCAGTCTTGGCTCAGTATTTATTTAGTGCGAAACGCTAAATTGCAATTTCCGCATCAATCCGATTGTTAATTTTTTTTCCTTTTCTCATTCGTCTTAACAATCGGTAATATATAGAGACGATTTTAGGAGATTTTAGAGCTTGTTGATGACATCACCTGCATTACA contains:
- a CDS encoding glycoside hydrolase family 10 protein, which produces MVKRSVKRLLTACTDRLSGYIRHFICHLQPHKRRWFTILIAATTIIVAIAPQPSYSQTRFRDIQGHWAQPCIEKLIRENIINGYEDRTFRPSLAVSRAEFATMLDKAFPNQPKVRDAVRFADIPSNYWAGRAITRAYQTGFLSGYLGEVFNPLRKITREQILVALVSGLKYSPTQTVNETLNALFTDADAIKNYARNAIVAATEKQLVVNYPDVSTLNPNGLATRAEVAASLCQALGKFGLVPEEYIPVVETLTPPTAPSTTPETTSLLKTALNTSTAEIRGVWLTNIDSDVLFSRARLTNALQRLHDLNFNTVYPTVWNGGYTLYPSRVAKSAIGRSLDPEPGLQRRDMLKEAVEEGHKKGLTVIPWFEFGFMAPANSELAKRHPDWLTQRRDGSKIWKEGVEDRVWLNPFHPKVQQFILDLIVEIVSNYDVDGIQLDDHFGLPAEFGYDDYTVALYKKELPGLSPDNDFRETFWVRWRADKINDFMARLSSAVKARKPKCIVSISPNPLHFSLPAHLQDWFTWERQNLVQEIIVQVYRDDLKRFTTELERAEVQLAQSHIPVAVGIMAGLKGNSTSMQQIQTQVRVSRDRGLAGVSFFFYESLWNWAKETPTERENGLKTLFPMPVSRPDVAGG
- a CDS encoding gamma-glutamylcyclotransferase; translation: MISVAQFQQFRTLSRNLQQQQQTPEPMFYYFAYGSCMCPVDLKRTLGENTHDYAIGPATLKGYRLGFYKHSQLRNCGVLDIVPDRASSVEGVLYRLPWRLSDRLDEREEVPTNGYRHEMVNVSCADRLYNNVRTYVVVNKLSQELPPNDWYFNVVLRGAVTCGLPEQYCWNLFDHMYKLQQRGYQLQTLRSA
- a CDS encoding DUF29 family protein, with the translated sequence MTQELTDLRNYILEKRYEDALILIDELEGMSRQAILRNIQSFLDMMMMHLIKNQIEQGLTNSWIASISDSIVQIKRLNLKENKTSYYVKADEWELMLEEAIASSIRPASAELLNGKLKPSQVSQMLDNAKLMAKAKQLLALTYEYSATDLPDIIDEYLIELPGGQDWLEDR
- a CDS encoding DUF29 family protein translates to MTQELLDLRNSIKEGRYEDALLLIDELEGMSRQAILRNIQSFLLRLLMHLIKNQVEQRLTKSWSASIRDSIRQIKKLNLQDNKISYYVKTDEWQTMLEDEFEAAIRDASLEVRDGAYSESELLEMVDREQILATAQIFLALTYEYSVRELPGVVNEYLAQLPGGEDWKEGRQ
- the coaBC gene encoding bifunctional phosphopantothenoylcysteine decarboxylase/phosphopantothenate--cysteine ligase CoaBC, coding for MAENDGQLIDRKSHIQNLKLQKVLIGIGGGIAAYKVCEVVSALAKSGVEVRVILTDAACEFITPLTLATLSRHPAYTDKDFWQPTHGRPLHIELGEWADVFAIAPLTANTLAKLAYGFADNLLTNTVLASTCPILLAPAMNTDMWEQVAVQRNWQQVLTDKRYHSVGPDAGILACDRIGSGRMAEPSQILPHIQSLLQTNGKRDLVGKQVLISAGGTREHLDPVRFIGNPSTGKMGLAVAQAALHRGASVTLVRAPATWSTPMGVRDIPVTSAAEMREAMLQCFPNADLIIMSAAVADVKPANYAAEKLPKKLLPTSLPLSSVTDIVAELGKLKQPHQLLIGFAAQTGDIVTPALEKLHSKKLDVIVANPIDKSDSGFGSDNNQAIFINAQGRQLEIARCSKLEMAHRLFDFVQTGG
- the isiD gene encoding protein IsiD, with the protein product MKTLSISKRDISALTAADIAELAARLERDDYANAFEGLDDWHFLRSIAFQRPDLVEPYIHLLDLEAYDEA